One Rosa chinensis cultivar Old Blush chromosome 5, RchiOBHm-V2, whole genome shotgun sequence genomic region harbors:
- the LOC112202895 gene encoding nuclear-pore anchor isoform X2, producing MPLFVSDEEFSGHRDDVAWVAEKADAFIRNLYTELDTVKAQNDAASITAEQTCSLLEQKYLSLSDEHSKLESELAQLKSSFDERLSELAEVQSQKYQLNLQSINKDSEIEMLKTEVSELHKSKRQLMEIVEQKDEDISAKNCTIQSYLEKIVKSAENAAQREAGLSEAEAELARTKDSCTHLSQEKELIERHNVWLNDELAAKVDSLIKLRRTHADVEAEMSFKLSDVERKFNDCSSSLNWNKERVRELEAKLTSLQEELRLSKDTAAANEERSNAELSTTNKLVELYKESSEEWSKKAGELEGVIKALETHLSQVENDYKERLEGEVSARNQFEKEAADLKTKLEKCEAEIETSRKANELSLLPLNSSGQEMWLNSLESTDMAEVDRAVVPKIPVGVSGTALAASLLRDGWSLAKMYAKYQEAVDALRHEQLGRKESEAILQRVLYEIEEKAEVIMDERVEHERMAEAYSMINQKLQDSVSEQEYLERMITELKADIRRHERDYSFAQKEIADLQREVAVLLKECRDIQLRGASSGHDSYDNAVVVHSESDAEKVISEHLLTFKDINGLVQQNAQLRSLVRNLSDQLENREKEFKENFEKELKKHTEEAASRVEAVLQRAEEQGQMIESLHTSVAMYKRLYEEEHKLRSSGPHLIEAAPEERRSDVRHLLESSQEASRKAQDHAAVRVKCLEEDLAKIRSEIISLRSERDKFASEANIAREKLESFMKEFELQRNETNGVLARNIEFSQLIVDYQRKLREGSESVQTAEELSRKLTMEVSLLKQEKEMLQHAEKRASDEVHNLSERVYRLQASLDTIQSTQQVREEARAAERRKQEEYTEQKEREWADAKRELQEEKNNALTLALDRDQTIKNAVKQVEEMRKDLSNALHAAASAESRAAVAEARLSDLEKKSSSSDIQVVEIDGGSGSASLTGNEAMLALRAAKDEIKNLKDEMQATKDHMLQYKSIAQVNEDALKQMEFAHENFKIEAEKLKKSRDAELLSLRERVSELENEIMLKSQEVASAAAGKEEALFSALAEISSLKEETTAKTSQTAALEIQVSTLKEDLEKEHQRWRTAQANYERQVILQSETIQELTKTSQALAVLQQEASELRKLDDALKSENDELKSRWEVDKAMLEESASIAEKKYNEINEQNKILHGQLEAVHIQLAERDRGSFGTTSGSTGADTSGDAGLQTVISYLRRTKEIAETEISLLKQEKLRLQSQLESALKASETAQASLRAERASSRSMLFSEEELKSLQLQVREINLLRESNIQLREENKHNFEECQKLHEISQKASVERHNLERLLRDRQIEVEACKKDIEMQKMEKDHLEKRLSELLERYRNIDVEDYDRTKAEHQQMQVTLKEKDSHIEEVKKLLSEKLEIVLSLEKDLANFRSELTERDRRINDMLPAEAILKSDVEKQRRIGLQFKRKYETCLKEKEDLQRQKEDLQRQKDDLQRQCDDLQRQRDDLIRQLEEKQAKRSSGDPAGEHALKEERDQKIQTLQKMMERQKEAMERQKEDLRNEKANRKKTEHALLDSLNKIEQDKIIFKNELEKHKLAVRQLSDEQEKLKHAKDGLPEGTSVVQHLSGAILDDRASAYFLVCENYERVAHSTLNELGAGGVPADTPVADASLAATSAPAPAATLASSMTPTAVMPSKATDETERRFTFPKRNVEPRKTGRKLVRPRLVRPEEPQGDVEMSETEGAQTLNKHAASTDAEVQGVATSTQPLFRKRQASSSQFESHEESINQGETGPDVAAPVSKKPKGSESPQKSEGQAPASLENLGNVPATEEASNADNPQGSNEEGAVDAEKEEIENTAVKVEEPIEQQFDGSSQPESQHDKNSVLEEDVDGSDVKEMVPDDGAKDNQVEPDNRQSSGVGGDREEGELPPDVSDLEGGDTTMGSPGIEEGQSEPITTPRASPSRVDDEDLAGASVVDVSEVNSPEVLNEEKNNEVDVPEETAEASDKSNDGIDQTAMETDLTVEAASVAGDASITAEGTSASTTTEASGSRQASASATTEAEEAKQVSPSSTTINITEQARRNAELRQRGQQGRQPIVVPPTPTRGRGRPAQRGRARAVRRPVRGRGPTSGDQV from the exons ATGCCGCTCTTCGTCTCCGACGAGGAGTTCTCCGGCCACCGAGACGACGTCGCTTGGGTGGCGGAGAAGGCCGACGCGTTTATCCGGAACCTCTACACGGAGCTTGACACCGTCAAGGCGCAGAACGACGCCGCTTCGATCACCGCCGAGCAGACCTGCTCTCTCCTCGAGCAGAAGTACCTCTCCCTCTCCGATGAACACTCCAAGCTCGAGTCCGAACTCGCGCAGCTCAAGTCCTCGTTCGACGAGCGCCTCTCCGAGCTCGCCGAAGTGCAGTCTCAGAAGTACCAGCTCAATTTACAATCC ATTAATAAAGATAGTGAGATAGAGATGTTGAAGACGGAGGTGTCAGAGCTGCACAAATCAAAGAGGCAGTTAATGGAGATAGTGGAGCAAAAGGATGAAGATATTAGTGCAAAGAATTGCACCATCCAGTCTTATCTCGAGAAGATT GTCAAGTCGGCTGAGAATGCTGCCCAGAGGGAGGCCGGATTAAGTGAAGCTGAGGCAGAGTTAGCACGCACCAAGGATTCATGCACTCATCTTTCACAG GAGAAAGAACTTATCGAGAGGCATAATGTCTGGCTTAATGATGAGTTAGCAGCCAAAGTTGACAGTCTCATTAAGCTGCGTAGAACGCATGCCGATGTTGAGGCAGAGATGTCTTTTAAGCTTTCAGAT GTTGAACGGAAATTCAATGACTGTTCTAGCTCCTTAAATTGGAACAAGGAAAGAGTGAGGGAACTAGAAGCAAAGCTGACATCCTTGCAGGAG GAACTACGCTTATCGAAAGATACTGCAGCAGCTAATGAAGAGAGATCAAATGCCGAACTCTCAACG ACAAATAAGCTTGTTGAACTATATAAGGAAAGTTCAGAGGAATGGTCCAAAAAGGCGGGAGAGCTTGAGGGCGTGATCAAAGCTCTGGAG ACGCATTTGAGTCAAGTTGAAAATGATTACAAGGAGAGACTTGAAGGGGAAGTGTCTGCAAGAAATCAATTTGAAAAG GAGGCTGCAGATCTGAAGACAAAACTTGAGAAGTgcgaagcagaaattgaaactaGCAGGAAAGCAAATGAGCTGAGTCTTCTCCCACTTAATAGTTCTGGTCAGGAAAT GTGGTTGAATTCATTAGAATCTACTGACATGGCTGAGGTTGATCGTGCGGTGGTGCCGAAGATTCCTGTTGGTGTTTCAGGAACAGCATTAGCAGCGTCCCTTTTACGCGACGGGTGGAGT CTTGCAAAAATGTATGCGAAGTACCAAGAGGCGGTCGATGCCTTGCGTCATGAGCAGTTGGGAAGGAAGGAATCTGAGGCAATCTTGCAACGG GTTCTATATGAAATAGAAGAGAAAGCTGAAGTCATCATGGATGAAAGAG TGGAACATGAGAGAATGGCCGAGGCATATTCTATGATCAACCAGAAGTTGCAGGACTCAGTTTCTGAACAAGAATACTTAGAGAGAATGATCACGGAGTTGAAG GCTGACATAAGGAGGCATGAACGTGACTACTCCTTTGCTCAAAAAGAGATTGCTGATCTTCAGAGAGAG GTGGCAGTCCTTTTGAAAGAATGTCGAGATATACAGCTTCGTGGTGCATCTTCGGGTCATGATAGTTATGACAATGCTGTTGTGGTGCACTCGGAATCTGATGCTGAAAAAGTCATATCTGAACATCTT TTGACCTTCAAGGACATAAATGGTCTGGTTCAGCAGAATGCCCAGCTCAGGAGTCTTGTTCGCAATCTTTCTGACCAGCTTGAAAATAGGGAAAAGGAGTTCAAG gaaaattttgaaaaggaGCTCAAGAAGCATACTGAGGAAGCTGCTTCTAGAGTTGAGGCTGTATTACAAAGAGCTGAAGAGCAAGGGCAAATGATTGAATCCCTTCACACCTCT GTCGCAATGTACAAAAGGTTGTATGAAGAGGAGCATAAACTTCGTTCGTCTGGTCCCCATTTAATAGAGGCTGCtccag aggaaagaagaagtgatGTTAGGCATCTACTTGAGAGTTCTCAG GAAGCTAGCAGAAAGGCCCAAGACCATGCTGCAGTACGAGTGAAATGTCTGGAAGAAGATCTAGCGAAGATCAG GAGTGAGATAATATCATTGCGGTCAGAGCGTGACAAATTCGCTTCTGAAGCGAATATTGCTAGAGAGAAACTTGAGAGCTTTATGAAAGAATTTGAGCTTCAG AGGAACGAAACAAATGGTGTATTAGCAAGGAACATTGAGTTCTCTCAGTTAATAGTTGACTACCAGCGGAAGCTGCGTGAAGGTTCTGAGTCCGTGCAAACTGCTGAGGAGCTTTCTAGGAAGTTGACTATGGAG GTGTCTCTTTTGAAGCAAGAGAAGGAAATGCTGCAACATGCTGAGAAGAGAGCTTCGGATGAAGTTCATAATTTGTCAGAGAGGGTTTATAGACTGCAG GCTAGTTTGGACACTATTCAGAGTACCCAGCAAGTTCGCGAG GAGGCAAGAGCTGCCGAGaggagaaaacaagaagagTATACAGAACAAAAAGAG AGGGAGTGGGCTGATGCTAAAAGAGAATtgcaagaagagaaaaataatgcTCTCACTCTTGCACTTGACCGCGATCAGACCATAAAAAATGCCGTCAAACAGGTTGAAGAAATGAGAAAAGATTTGTCTAATGCACTTCATGCTGCTGCATCTGCTGAGAGTAGAGCTGCTGTAGCTGAg GCCAGACTGTCTGATCTGGAGAAAAAGAGTTCATCCTCAGATATCCAG GTTGTTGAGATTGACGGTGGGAGTGGATCTGCTTCTTTGACAGGCAATGAG GCTATGTTGGCATTACGTGCTGCAAAGGATGAGATTAAGAATTTGAAAGATGAAATGCAGGCTACTAAAGATCACATGCTACAG TATAAGAGTATAGCTCAGGTAAATGAGGATGCATTGAAACAGATGGAATTTGCACATGAAAACTTCAAGATTGAG GCTGAAAAACTGAAGAAATCTCGAGATGCTGAATTACTCTCTTTGAGAGAGAGGGTCTCTGAACTTGAAAATGAGATTATGTTGAAGTCCCAAGAAGTGGCTTCTGCAGCAGCAGGGAAGGAAGAAGCTCTATTCTCTGCTTTAGCAGAAATTTCAAGCCTAAAGGAAGAAACCACAGCAAAAAC TTCTCAAACTGCTGCCCTGGAGATTCAGGTTTCTACTTTGAAGGAAGACTTGGAGAAAGAACATCAGCGATGGCGCACTGCACAGGCTAATTATGAAAGACAG gtcatccttCAGTCAGAGACAATACAGGAGTTGACTAAAACATCACAAGCTTTGGCTGTGCTTCAGCAGGAAGCATCAGAGTTGCGTAAATTGGATGATGCACTCAAAAGTGAAAAT GATGAACTAAAGTCCAGGTGGGAAGTTGATAAGGCAATGTTAGAGGAATCCGCTAGTATTGCTGAGAAGAAGTACAATGAAATCAATGAACAG AATAAAATACTGCATGGTCAACTGGAGGCTGTGCACATTCAATTGGCCGAGAGAGATCGTGGTTCATTTGGAACAACTTCTGGAAGCACTGGAGCAGATACTTCAGGTGATGCTGGTTTACAAACTGTGATAAGTTATCTTCGACGTACAAAAGAGATT GCAGAGACAGAGATATCCTTATTGAAACAAGAAAAACTAAGATTGCAATCACAA CTTGAGAGTGCCCTCAAGGCTTCAGAAACAGCCCAAGCATCACTTCGTGCTGAGCGTGCAAGTTCAAGGTCAATGTTGTTCTCAGAGGAGGAACTAAAATCCTTACAACTACAG gTTAGAGAAATAAACTTGCTCCGCGAAAGTAATATCCAACTGAGAGAAGAAAATAAGCACAATTTTGAGGAATGCCAG AAATTGCATGAAATATCACAAAAGGCTAGTGTTGAGCGTCACAACCTAGAGAGGCTGTTAAGGGATAGACAGATTGAGGTGGAGGCATGTAAAAAAGACATTGAAATGCAAAAGATGGAGAAAGATCACTTGGAAAAGAGGCTCAGTGAG TTACTTGAAAGGTATAGAAATATAGATGTTGAAGATTATGATCGCACAAAGGCTGAACATCAGCAGATGCAG GTAACATTGAAGGAGAAGGATTCTCATATAGAAGAAGTCAAGAAACTTCTTTCGGAGAAGCTGGAGATTGTTTTGTCTTTAGAAAAAGATCTTGCAAACTTCAGATCGGAACTGACTGAGAGGGATAGGAGGATAAATGACATGTTGCCAGCAGAG GCAATTTTAAAATCAGATGTGGAGAAGCAAAGAAGGATTGGCCTTCAGTTTAAG AGGAAGTATGAGACATGCTTAAAGGAAAAGGAGGATCTTCAAAGACAAAAGGAGGATCTTCAAAGGCAAAAGGACGACCTTCAAAGGCAATGCGACGACCTTCAAAGGCAAAGGGATGACCTTATAAGGCAGTTGGAGGAAAAACAAG CGAAACGATCTTCTGGTGATCCTGCTGGGGAGCATGCCCTTAAAGAAGAGAGAGACCAAAAAATTCAG ACACTGCAAAAAATGATGGAGAGGCAGAAAGAGGCAATGGAGAGGCAGAAAGAGGACCTACGAAATGAGAAAGCAAACCGCAAGAAGACTGAGCATGCTTTATTGGATTCTCTTAATAAAATTGAGCAg GACAAAATAATCTTCAAGAATGAGCTGGAGAAGCATAAGCTGGCTGTCAGGCAGCTTTCAGATGAGCAGGAAAAGCTGAAGCATGCAAAAGATGGTCTTCCTGAG GGTACCTCAGTTGTTCAACATCTTTCTGGAGCCATACTGGATGATCGAGCCTCTGCTTACTTCTTGGTTTGTGAAAATTATGAAAGGGTAGCACATTCAACTTTGAATGAGCTTGGAGCTGGTGGTGTTCCTGCAGACACTCCAGTTGCAGATGCTTCATTAGCTGCTACTTCTG CTCCTGCTCCAGCAGCCACCCTTGCATCCTCAATGACTCCTACGGCAGTTATGCCATCCAAAGCAACAGATGAAACTGAAAGGAGGTtcacttttcccaaaagaaacgtTGAACCTCGTAAAACAGGGAGGAAATTGGTTCGGCCCCGTCTTGTAAGACCTGAGGAACCACAAGGTGATGTAGAGATGTCAGAGACGGAAGGGGCTCAGACTCTGAATAAACATGCAGCTTCCACTGACGCCGAAGTTCAGGGCGTTGCTACTTCGACACAACCACTGTTTCGAAAACGTCAAGCTTCTTCATCTCAGTTTGAGTCTCACGAGGAATCAATAAACCAAGGGGAAACTGGTCCTGATGTGGCAGCACCTGTGTCAAAGAAGCCCAAAGGTTCAGAATCTCCTCAAAAGAGTGAAGGGCAAGCACCTGCTTCATTGGAAAATCTTGGCAATGTTCCAGCCACAGAAGAAGCTTCTAATGCTGATAATCCTCAAGGTTCAAATGAGGAAGGTGCTGTTGATGCTGAGAAGGAAGAGATTGAGAATACCGCGGTGAAGGTTGAAGAGCCAATTGAACAACAATTTGATGGTTCAAGTCAACCTGAATCACAACATGACAAGAATAGTGTTTTGGAAGAAGATGTGGATGGATCAGATGTTAAAGAGATGGTGCCCGATGATGGAGCAAAGGATAATCAGGTGGAGCCTGACAACCGACAGTCCAGTGGAGTTGGGGGAGACAGAGAAGAGGGAGAGCTTCCACCTGATGTATCAGACCTTGAAGGTGGTGATACAACGATGGGCAGTCCTGGTATAGAGGAAGGTCAGTCGGAGCCTATTACAACACCCAGAGCTTCACCATCTAGGGTTGATGATGAAGATCTTGCTGGCGCTTCTGTTGTGGATGTTAGTGAGGTGAATTCTCCAGAAGTTcttaatgaagagaaaaataatgaaGTTGATGTACCTGAAGAGACAGCTGAAGCCTCTGATAAGTCAAATGATGGTATCGATCAAACTGCAATGGAGACTGACCTCACTGTTGAAGCTGCCTCTGTAGCTGGTGATGCCTCTATAACCGCTGAGGGTACCTCTGCAAGTACTACTACAGAGGCTAGTGGTTCAAGACAGGCCAGTGCTAGTGCCACCACTGAAGCAGAAGAGGCAAAGCAGGTTTCTCCTTCCTCTACCACCATAAATATAACTGAACAAGCTAGGCGGAATGCTGAGCTAAGACAGCGTGGACAACAGGGACGACAACCAATTGTTGTACCTCCGACCCCAACTAGAGGTCGTGGAAGACCAGCACAGCGTGGACGTGCACGTGCTGTGCGTCGTCCTGTCCGTGGACGTGGCCCCACATCTGGTGATCAAGTGTAA